From Topomyia yanbarensis strain Yona2022 chromosome 1, ASM3024719v1, whole genome shotgun sequence, one genomic window encodes:
- the LOC131676196 gene encoding probable serine/threonine-protein kinase ndrD: protein MMERKKKHHKKKNGKAGHGSGSGGNNGVGGSGTKNVTTNNNKNNNVAGNQQQLQQNAINNKNNKKNNNGDGGNRGGNKTVTTTPMMTAVAAATTTTTISRNGSNKSLLPSPPPLPTGNNNGEGNGGVVLIKCKSDLLCLEKWCF, encoded by the coding sequence ATGATGGAACGTAAGAAGAAACATCATAAGAAGAAAAATGGCAAAGCAGGCCATGGCAGTGGCAGTGGTGGAAATAATGGTGTTGGTGGAAGTGGTACGAAGAACGTTACcacaaacaataacaaaaacaacaatGTTGCTGGAAACCAGCAACAACTACAGCAGAATgcgattaataataaaaataacaagAAGAATAATAATGGCGATGGTGGTAACCGTGGTGGGAATAAAACGGTGACTACAACGCCGATGATGACGGCCGTGGCGgctgcgacgacgacgacgacgatttCCCGTAATGGTAGCAACAAGTCGCTGCTGCCTTCGCCGCCACCGCTACCGACCGGGAATAACAATGGCGAAGGAAATGGCGGTGTTGTGCTGATTAAGTGTAAGTCTGATTTGCTTTGTttggaaaaatggtgtttttag
- the LOC131689939 gene encoding uncharacterized protein LOC131689939, with the protein MKKSKQKRQKHEQFYPAHHVPSPSQPTTIPSCCQLAASCPECYTAHQYISGNTHSASYRNGGTGTCHQQQIYQNAPQQNDYRAGGAGSSHQTSPTSVPITKPTNIVATMELFEPRTSASSATSPPRYHPHQDYSYAYYEPGVPLRHSNIPSYMFDPNAGGPSSTAGPSTPRTPLSSLVAGSSSMRTLMALGGSGQRNRLYARRTSVGSAGRFPGSPCENIYEEIIHEENEREGGIVPGTPSGRLSLMSLNQSVIVEEEFRQVHQCHRKVLGELNLSVEAMLMAEETPSRNNDCNRRGVSNYRRKSSGGTGQCTDLDSGFSGSSGSTCYIGNLRAKKTEARMLSLKQQSHHQSMMLLERIGQEDTRSIASSHSADRSYGSIKAICKGKNLSKWLSGSTRSLRRMKETGEPSRKGTHSTPSSPTFVKSSKGGFWSRKGWSKRMSSSGALHSSFEGKCVCV; encoded by the coding sequence ATGAAGAAATCAAAGCAAAAGCGCCAAAAACACGAACAGTTTTATCCCGCACACCACGTACCATCTCCGTCGCAGCCGACGACCATACCCAGCTGCTGTCAGTTGGCCGCATCCTGCCCGGAATGCTACACTGCCCATCAGTACATTTCCGGTAACACTCATAGCGCTTCCTACCGAAACGGCGGTACCGGTACCTGTCACCAGCAGCAAATCTATCAGAATGCTCCACAACAAAATGACTACCGTGCGGGAGGAGCTGGATCGTCCCATCAGACTTCGCCCACCTCAGTACCGATCACGAAACCAACCAACATCGTTGCCACCATGGAACTGTTCGAGCCGAGAACCTCGGCGTCCTCCGCCACCAGTCCACCACGATATCACCCACATCAGGATTACTCCTACGCTTACTACGAACCGGGTGTACCACTCCGTCATTCCAACATTCCGTCCTACATGTTCGATCCCAACGCAGGTGGGCCCTCTTCCACGGCTGGTCCGTCTACACCGCGGACTCCACTCTCATCGCTGGTCGCCGGTTCCAGTTCCATGCGTACCCTGATGGCCCTGGGAGGTAGTGGCCAACGGAACCGATTGTACGCTCGACGGACTAGTGTCGGAAGTGCTGGTCGCTTCCCCGGTTCCCCCTGTGAAAACATTTACGAGGAAATTATTCACGAAGAAAACGAGCGCGAGGGGGGGATCGTACCGGGTACACCGAGTGGTCGACTTTCATTGATGTCactgaatcaaagtgtgattgtgGAAGAGGAGTTCCGGCAGGTGCATCAATGCCACCGAAAGGTGCTGGGTGAATTGAATTTATCCGTTGAGGCGATGTTGATGGCTGAGGAAACACCCAGCCGTAATAACGACTGTAATCGACGGGGTGTCTCAAACTACCGGAGAAAATCGTCCGGTGGCACCGGTCAGTGTACCGATTTGGATAGTGGTTTTTCGGGCAGCAGCGGTAGCACCTGTTATATCGGGAATCTGCGAGCCAAGAAAACAGAAGCACGGATGTTGTCACTTAAGCAACAGAGTCATCACCAATCGATGATGCTGTTGGAAAGAATCGGACAGGAGGATACTCGCAGTATTGCCAGCTCCCACTCGGCTGATCGATCCTACGGGTCTATAAAAGCAATTTGTAAGGGGAAGAATTTAAGCAAGTGGCTGAGCGGAAGTACGCGATCGTTGCGCAGGATGAAGGAAACAGGTGAACCTTCCCGGAAGGGAACACATTCCACTCCCAGTTCTCCGACTTTTGTCAAGTCGAGCAAGGGCGGATTCTGGTCCAGGAAAGGTTGGTCCAAGCGGATGTCGTCCAGTGGGGCACTGCATAGCAGCTTTGAAggtaagtgtgtgtgtgtgtag